The Diorhabda carinulata isolate Delta chromosome 12, icDioCari1.1, whole genome shotgun sequence DNA window ttcccagtgtttccacaatttttttcccgcccaaaaattttttttcgacactttcaaactatatttttatttgggaaaataataatttgaggttaaattttgaaaatatgaaacattttagCCTAAATCACGATttattccaaagaaaattttcataatgaaattTCTAAGATAATTTTCGAATTTAGCGACACTTTTCGTTCTCCCCTCGTATTTGCCGTTAATAAAATCGAATCAAACGCAAATATACTCACGATATCTTCTTCTTCCGATCCGAAATCTAACCACAGGTACGTTTTTCCGTCGTCTGAAGAATTCCTCAGCATATCGAATGAATACCTCCACAACGTCCTCGATCCAGTCCCGGCTTCCAATAACGTAAAACCGTTTTCGTAATTAATGACTAATTGCGCGGGCCGACCTTTCCAAATACACcctgtaaatatttaaaaaaaaataaaatataattattaaaaaaaaaatatttcgtattacTTACTACAAACTAACTCCCTTTGTGTGACGACGCTGGCATGACTCCCGTTAACCAAAGCCTTCGCCCAAGCCGCTAAATCTCGATGCGTTTCCACTCTCAACGTATGAGTGACTACCCCATCTATCGTAGCACAACGTACACTAAATTCCGTCAAATCGGTTCTTTTAACCGATCCGACGAGACGTGTAGCTATTAGAGGATACGCTTCGGCAGGCGCCCGCCATGCTTCTCCCGACCACGGAGCGCTCTCGTAAAATCGTAATTCACTATCGGTTACCGCTGCGAAAATCGATTGCCATCGATCCGTATCATCCGACGATTCCGAACTTGACATATTCtgtaaaaatagttttcaattcAGATtccatagaaataaatataataacgaatttatagtataaaaaaacGTATCTGACAACGACGTAAATAACACCCgccatatttcaatattatgacACATAATTGTATATTCAGTTTCCCGCCGCGTCACTTATACGTAGAATGTAGAAAGCTAGTACAGTCGTAACAAAAGATTATTTATacgtataataaaaaagaaaaatgaatataaatatataaataaatgattagtTTCTGATTAATTATACAAGTGATTACAATTTAGTATTCGAAATAATATTACGATTGTACAGAAAGGAAATATGGCGACGTGGCATCGAAAACGATAAATTTTTTCGTGTTAatctaaaatttaattgatttttgtgataaatactATGCCGGCGAGATATTACGGCGATATTGAATCATTAATCTTATAATGGcgaaacaattttcaaaatgtataagGATTAAAGCGATCAAATCATTAGACAAAGAAATAGATTAGACTCGATGGAATATTCCAAGGTGTTGCCTAATTGTGCGGAAAGTAGAGGTTCTAAATATAGGATTGGTTGAGCACGCGATCAGGAACTGTGATGAATAGGGAATCAATATTCgtgaaatcaaaaaaaaaactttattattcaaaaaatgaataaaaaaaatactaaaaacgaTATATTTACGTAGAATATACTATTTACAtgtaaaaattgaggttataattACTATAAGCTACgtgataaatttaatttacgTGATGTGATAGTTAATAAtcgaattataaataaaaatctttttttttttaaataaatttacgaTTAAACTTACTTCGGACCTTGGTTTTCTTAAAAGCCATCCTATATACCTTAAATCGGGTATGGCTTTGCAGGCGTCGtgatgcgcagatgaagttagAACTGACAACGCCGAATGGAGTGTGTTAAACCAGGCTATAGCTTCGGCGGGGTCAGATGCACGTAATACGCAGCTATGGATAGCGTCGGGGGAATGTAATTCTAATGTTCGACCCTCTGTACAACAAAAACGTTAAAGGAAAATATAATGCGGGATCTCAACTAAGATACGAGGGGTAgttgataatttatcatttatatcttattataaaaacaaaatttcttcatttaaactGTTGAAtaagttaaataataatttttttcgacgTAATTCGTTGTATCTTATGTAAGCAGTAGACCTGGCAACATTGGTTCGGTTCGATAACCTTATGGTGTCAAGTTCGTTTGGAACGCGACGTACTTCCGAATCATATGTTAACTGTCATAgcgaattgttttatttatcaattaataaattatataaatatacatttgtagaaatattttaatattatcacAATGTTTATATTGATCATAATATTAAATCAACAATTACACTGTGAAATATTTCTGTAAATTCGAATTTAATCATGGATATATACCAACAGTCATAAATGTTACATATGCGACGATGCCAAGTTCAATTCTCGTTTAAAGGTAAAtcgtaataaatatttttcgtttttttactTTAGAATGTATCGAttaatatgttttataattatttacacACATCTTAGCTCAATATCGATAATTTTGGtgaatttacaataaaaaaaaaacgaaaacacGTCAGAGAAGTCACGtgatttttgaattaatcaCTTTACCGACAGttttataaagtaaaaactGGAATATTTAGGAAATTCAATGCACATTTGTTACTTTATATTCTCGGAAAGATTTTCAATACTTGAAAGAACATTTATCATGTCTTAAAAACGTTTATTTCGCCATCGATCGATATAACTGGagtctatatattttttttttatttctaaagtGTGCGAGCTCCTATTTCgataaatattcattacaaaGACGAGTTGAAAAATCGCGAACGCTCCTTCTTTTATGCATGACTCCAAAATTCCGCTCGGTTGCTATGTGTAAAtgtaaactttttgtttttcaatcaaTGCGTCAACAGAACGTTACAAATCGTTACAGTCAATCAAATCGATCTTTACGTCACTAACGGTATACATAAGTTAACACATACTTCATACATTCTATCCTTTTCTACCGTTActcacaatatttattattatatacgcattcttgtcttgtaatgttaaaAAGACACAGTCACAAACAACattaattatattcttttccTACGGATTCACTTCGATCTGTTCTGACAGCTGTCATATTCAACAATCGAATAGATTTAGGAGATTTTTGTCATTTGcattcagatatcgtcggttgtCATACAAAACTACGAGTGTGGATAAAAGCGAGTTTCGCTAATGTTAGTTTTCCGCGAAAAAATAAACCGCCTTACGTCATTTGTCAAACTAAATAACcgtgatttatttttgatgatttattgTACGTCTGAGTCGGATGGTTTTAGTATTGTTGTAAATAACTGTTCCAAATGTCGAGACCTCCCATCTCGGTTGGACTAATCGAGTGCGATGTTGCCAACTGTATTAAATTAAGTGTTTATTCGGTGAGTATATTAGATTgcagatttttattattttctaatttttattttgtgctATTTCAAACTAATTGAGTTCAACAACACATTTTCGATGAAATtctatttagaaaatgtatttgTAGATTAAGTTTGACTCCGAATAGACAAACTACGACTAAATTGGATtataaaaagacattttttaaccaaattagGCTAAAAGAAGCCAATTTAAGAGTGATTTAGACACGGTAAAGCCAAATTAAGTAGAGAAAATTCATTGTTAAAAAGATTAGAGCCATTTTCTGTGAAATTTGATTcagaaaatgtatttattgtGCACGTTTTAGTTACAAAGTGAATCTACGACCAAATTCCagtggaaaaaatcatttttttacaaaattaaatcaAGAGAAGCCAATTTAAGCCAAATTAAATCAAGTGAAGCCAATTTAAGCCAAATTAAATAGAGATTAGAGACATTTTAGATCATTTTGAGCTTGGAAAacccaaattttcataatttaaactTAGAAAAGCCAAATTTGGTTcagaaaatgtacaaaaactcgataaacgttcaaattcgactagaaaaaatcatttttttaccaaattaaaTCAAGAGAAGCCAAATTAAATCAAGTGAAGCCAATTTAAGCCAAATTAAATAGAGATTAGAGCCATTTTAGATCATTTTGAACTTGAAAAacccaaattttcataatttaaatttagaaaagccAAATTTGGTTcagaaaatgtacaaaaactcgataaacgttcaaattcgactagaaaaaatcatttttttaccaaattaaaTCAAGAGAAGCCAAATTAAATCAAGTGAAGCCAATTTAAGCCAAATTAAATCAAGTGAAGCCAATTTAAGCCAAATTAAATAGAGATTAGAGCCATTTTAGATCATTTTGAGCTTGGAAAacccaaattttcataatttaaactTAGAAAAGCCAAATTTGGTtcagaaaatgaacaaaaactcgataaacgttcaaattcgactagaaaaaatcatttttttaccaaattaaaTCAAGAGAAGCCAAATTAAATCAAGTGAAGCCAATTTAAGCCAAATTAAATCAAGTGAAGCCAATTTAAGCCAAATTAAATAGAGATTAGAGCCATTTTAGATCATTTTGAGCTTGGAAAacccaaattttcataatttaaactTAGAAAAGCCAAATTTGGTTcagaaaatgtacaaaaactcgataaacgttcaaattcgactagaaaaaatcatttttttaccaaattaaaTCAAGAGAAGCCAAATTAAATCAAGTGAAGCCAATTTAAGCCAAATTAAATAGAGATTAGAGCCATTTTAGATCATTTTGAGCTTGGAAAacccaaattttcataatttaaactTAGAAAAGCCAAATTTGGTTcagaaaatgtacaaaaactcgataaacgttcaaattcgactagaaaaaatcatttttttaccaaattaaaTCAAGAGAAGCCAAATTAAATCAAGTGAAGCCAATTTAAGCCAAATTAAATAGAGATTAGAGCCATTTTAGATCATTTTGAACTTGAAAAacccaaattttcataatttaaactTAGAAAAGCCAAATTTGGTTCAGAAAATGTACGTTTTTCCGAAAAAAGTCGATATACGACcaaatttcattggaaaaacaatttttttaccaaatttaacCAAAAGAAGCCAAATTAAATCAAGTGAAGCCAATTTAAGCCAAATTAAATAGAGATTAGAGCCATTTTAGATCATTTTGAACTTGAAAAacccaaattttcataatttaaacttggaaaagccaaattttcgtcaaatttGGTTCAGAAAATGTACGTTTTTCCGAAAAAAGTCGATATACGATcaaatttcattggaaaaacaatttttttaccaaatttaacCAAAAGAAGCCAAATTAAATCAAGTGAAGCCAATTTAAGCCAAATTAAATAGAGATTAGAGCcattttagattattttgaGGTTGGAAAACcccaattttgattattttaacgtAGAAAAGCCAAATTTAGTTCAGAAAATGTACGTTTTTCCGGAAAAAATCGATATATGACCAAACTCCCttggaaaaattctttttttacaaaataaaacatttaagaCCAATTCCAAAGTCAAATTAgatacaaaattaataaaaaaagccaATGTTTTATCAAATGAGATTAAAAAATTGCATTTATAGCGAAAATTTGTTTTGGAAAAGCCAAATTCGATATGGAAAATACACTTTTTggaaattttacgaaaataaaacaaataaatgccATTATTCGAcattatatctcaaaaaaaaaacgcaaattttttacaaatttgatGCAGAATTACCAcgaaagtcatttttttgtcaaaatacttCCAGAAACTGATAAATTAAATATGGgaaatcaaaattaatcattaaaaaaaatttatacacatCATATACATGATTAAagtaaatatacagggtggggAATTAATTTTTCGACGTAATTGTGAACCACCCGGTAGATATCGACACCAACagctcaccctgtatatttattagttcgtcagattcaaaattttatttaaataaatgaaaatcacCCCAGTGAAATTTTACGAACCGGCGGAAAATGATAAACGTTCGGAAAACCGGAAAAAGCCGCAGGAAAAGTTTCATTGTACGAAATGAAAAGCTCCTATTGTTTTAATAGTGTcagtttgttttgatttatgtAACGAGCAATAAAAATACGGACAAAAGATCTTTCTCGGCATCGTCGTCTTATTTATAGTCCGGGAAAATTTTCCCCAAATTTCCCGAATGCGAAATTTTCGAATTCGAACTAACCTGGATCGGGGTATCTAAAGTTCCTAGCTAGATGACACAATTGCAGAGGGAGGTATCTGGTGTCGGCCCTTTGGGGGGATCGTACGGCCGGCGGAGCTCCCGTCAGAAACCCCCTTTGCAACTCCCATCCCACTTCCGATATAATACTGGCTTTCCTAAAGTAAGGCGTCACTTCGCGTAGatatttaactgaaatattGAAGTTTCAATTAACCCAAAATACATAGATCGtcgaaaaaatataatgtgCAACACGCGCGGTACGGATATCCTACCGCGCAATACGCAAGATGtctcgaattaaaaaaaaaaatcagtctcCACGAAAAATGACGTACGTCGACCTCAACGCAGTCCCGATTTAACATCTACGGACTTTTTACCGTGTCGTTACGTCAAATCGACGATTTACGACACGGCGGccattacataaaatattttcctccAAATCGTTTTATTATTAAACGAAAAGTTTTTTCCGAGACACCTGGTATTATATAATCACAAATCTCAGTTATAAATAagtaacaaacatttttttttttaatttaaatactcgtaacgataaaaataataaaacacctCGTATATAACAAATATGGCCGATCGTAACACGATTATAATAATTTCGTGcttattctaataaatattattcaaataattaatttaaatatagatAATAAGTTTTAActgtataaatttcatttgcAAAACTAATTAAatcgatattaaaaataaataaataaaaacctaacCTTCCAATTCGACTACTTTTCCCGCTCTCTTTAACGCCTTCACGGCGTCATCGTGTGTCGCCTCCCTCAAGTCATCTCCGTTGACAGACAGAATGGCATCGCCGACGTACAATTGTTCGGTCTGATCGGCGGCCATACCTTTAAAAATCTTACTAATAAGAATGGGCATCTTATTTTCCTTGCCGCCCTTGATCGAAATGCCGAGTCCGTTATTTTCCGATTTAATAACTCTCACCGCCCTTTTTTGATTGGCAACCGCCTCGGGTATATCAGGCGTATCGCTTAAACCGCTAGGCGTTTCTATATTATTGTTCAGAGTGCCGTTTAACGTCGTCGTGTTCTCGTAAGATTCGTCTAACGTGATACTCAAATAATCTTCTTCGAGTGTGACGAATACGCGGTACCATTGGCCGCGTACGTACGTTTCTAGAATGCCTGATCTTCCGAAAAAGCCGGGAGACGACACCTCGTCACTCATTTTTCACATTTGACACCAACCACTTCCGCTTATCGTCAACAATGAACACCTGACACTTACGATTGCTGTACCGATCAGCTGATTGAACCGTCGAAGGGGgaaagttgattattttttttgttgtcacTCGCAGACCGACCGACGCGACAATGTTAGCACATTCTTTTATCGACGACGACAACGTATCGTCCTATGACTATACTAGTCTACTACTGCTTCTTTACGGATCAGTGATGTAGTGTTTAGATTGCCGGACTAGTATTTTACCGATGATTCGGCGCGTCAGAACCCCTCCGTTGTTATGGCAACCTCAAAACTAGAATCGTGTTATATCCGCGCCATCTATCGAATAATAGCTCAACTGCGCTCTCCAATTCTACAGTTTccttatatttcataaatatttcatatactCAATTAAGTTTtctcaatattaattataaaattcattgtcgctatgtaatatatttatatcaaagaCGAATAATATTCGATTTAATTCAAGTGGAATCGGAAAAGACAATTTCTAAAAGCACCATCTATAATATGACAGTCAATTTAATATCATACAAAGATAAAATGGATGATAACATCGATTTTATTAAATACGAGAATCTAGTATTAAAAAGCAAcctatttttattggtttaaaATAATCGAATTGCGTAATTCTAATTAAATCGTGTAGAAATATAAACCAccatttttttatggtaattaAATCATTTTGCAACGTTGTCAGATGTGTAAATAGATAGACGCCGTATGGGAAGTATTATTTTCTAAACATTGTTATAAATCGGATAGTTTACTACCTCAAATGTTGAATTAGTAATAAACAGGTATTTTCTTTCCGATTAAAAATACGTCTTATTATCCTATAATCGGCAAAATTCTAAAAGCTTTAAATAGATGACGTCACGCGTATATCGTTCAACCTATCCTTCACCAACCTTGATCGCAACCCATCTGTCAATATAACACACTGTTGCCACGCATGACATCAAATTgtgattcatttatatttattaaaacagaaattaacaaatttatttcaatgccTAATATTTATcgtataatttattaaattttgctttttttatgtattgttAGGTGGTCAAATAATCAAACACAAAATAActtcatatacattttttattagtaaGTTTGACAACACTGAATATTAAGTCGTGTTAAATTCCATGTAATGTAAATAGTAGAGCCATGTACAAATCTTTTGAAATAACGGTTCCATGCAACAGTTACATGGAAAtcaattacaattattgttttttatcacTTAGACTAATAAAACTTGGGCTTTTGCGTTCTATAATCACATAATTCGAAAAGACATTCCgtaatattccttttttgtaCTACAGAATTGGTCAAAGCTTTCCGAACTGTATCGCTATCTATCGTTTTCAAATTCGACGCGCATTCCATTATTTGAAATACGTCTATCAACTTCGAGATAAAGTCGTTAGAGTATTGACCAAATTCGCTGGTTTTGTAATCCCATGGGGCCAAATAATGGTATGATAACCAGTTACTTTTGTTGATGATGAAAACCAGATTTGTGTCGCATGGGTATCTAAAAAAAATCGCGATTCATACTGTTATTTTATAacttaaaaattacaaatacaaaatcCCACCTctactaattcttttttttacagtttcctgCAATATCATAAAACAATTTAACTTTCGTGTTTGTAATGAAGATgacagtttttaaaatttgtaataattacaGTTtcctataataatttattgagatgATACAGTTTTCTGTAATAGCAAATAACTAGTAggaaattttttaaggaaaTCTCGTAGATTTATAGTTGAAAGTATAGATGGCGTTCTTAGTagatttatacttttatatatgaTTTTGTCTAAAGGATTTACTCacttttctcctttttttaagCCCCAAATTATTGAAGAGCTGGTTATTAACCAAGAAAGGTGTAAACTGACGAAATATCGGAACCATCCCAAAATGAAAGTAGACGTAAGTAGACTTTCCCCCCAATATTCAGCGGGAGCGTTGATTGGCAAAAGTAAAGTGACAATTAAATACAGTATTACATAATacctacaaaaaaaatcgagtTTATTCACGATATATCTTtgatatcgttttttttttaattactttttttgcCACATGACAATTTTGTCGGTTTCAATATCGCTCATATCGAGTTTTTCGAGTTCCTTTTGCTGAGCTGGGCTCAAACATAAACCGTTACtgagaatatgagaaaaaaaccATCCTTTGGAGGGATTGAACGGATCCAAATCAGTTTTGAAGTATTTATGGTGTAGCCTATGCCATTGCACCCATGAATATATCGATccctaattaagaaaaaatcactattaCCCACAAGGTaatcaaaaacactttttccTCATTGGGATTGGGTACTTACAGTTCCCGATAACGTTTGACACATCATCAGG harbors:
- the LOC130900043 gene encoding beta-1-syntrophin isoform X1 — protein: MSDEVSSPGFFGRSGILETYVRGQWYRVFVTLEEDYLSITLDESYENTTTLNGTLNNNIETPSGLSDTPDIPEAVANQKRAVRVIKSENNGLGISIKGGKENKMPILISKIFKGMAADQTEQLYVGDAILSVNGDDLREATHDDAVKALKRAGKVVELEVKYLREVTPYFRKASIISEVGWELQRGFLTGAPPAVRSPQRADTRYLPLQLCHLARNFRYPDPEGRTLELHSPDAIHSCVLRASDPAEAIAWFNTLHSALSVLTSSAHHDACKAIPDLRYIGWLLRKPRSENMSSSESSDDTDRWQSIFAAVTDSELRFYESAPWSGEAWRAPAEAYPLIATRLVGSVKRTDLTEFSVRCATIDGVVTHTLRVETHRDLAAWAKALVNGSHASVVTQRELVCRCIWKGRPAQLVINYENGFTLLEAGTGSRTLWRYSFDMLRNSSDDGKTYLWLDFGSEEEDIVSIFAFDSILLTANTRGERKVSLNSKIILEISL
- the LOC130900043 gene encoding beta-1-syntrophin isoform X2, with product MSDEVSSPGFFGRSGILETYVRGQWYRVFVTLEEDYLSITLDESYENTTTLNGTLNNNIETPSGLSDTPDIPEAVANQKRAVRVIKSENNGLGISIKGGKENKMPILISKIFKGMAADQTEQLYVGDAILSVNGDDLREATHDDAVKALKRAGKVVELEVKYLREVTPYFRKASIISEVGWELQRGFLTGAPPAVRSPQRADTRYLPLQLCHLARNFRYPDPEGRTLELHSPDAIHSCVLRASDPAEAIAWFNTLHSALSVLTSSAHHDACKAIPDLRYIGWLLRKPRSENMSSSESSDDTDRWQSIFAAVTDSELRFYESAPWSGEAWRAPAEAYPLIATRLVGSVKRTDLTEFSVRCATIDGVVTHTLRVETHRDLAAWAKALVNGSHASVVTQRELVCRCIWKGRPAQLVINYENGFTLLEAGTGSRTLWRYSFDMLRNSSDDGKTYLWLDFGSEEEDIELDMEGCPKPIVFILHNFLSAKIHRLGLTA
- the LOC130900047 gene encoding acyl-CoA Delta-9 desaturase; the encoded protein is MSVTVTESVKHDDLNEKNDLNTLSKSREPDWVKVLFQIQLIISALCSIHFILYDSQWKTIFFALVLIIFSHIGVAAGAHRLWAHQSYTANPILRFFLMMCQTLSGTGSIYSWVQWHRLHHKYFKTDLDPFNPSKGWFFSHILSNGLCLSPAQQKELEKLDMSDIETDKIVMWQKKYYVILYLIVTLLLPINAPAEYWGESLLTSTFILGWFRYFVSLHLSWLITSSSIIWGLKKGEKYPCDTNLVFIINKSNWLSYHYLAPWDYKTSEFGQYSNDFISKLIDVFQIMECASNLKTIDSDTVRKALTNSVVQKRNITECLFELCDYRTQKPKFY